In Phoenix dactylifera cultivar Barhee BC4 chromosome 1, palm_55x_up_171113_PBpolish2nd_filt_p, whole genome shotgun sequence, the genomic stretch TCGATACTTTCTTCTAAGGCAAttcaaaattccaataaattttaaaacgacaaatattttaactaaaaatataatatatttgcatatatttaaatagggatcGCATACATGAGACCAAGTTAGCATATTCATGAATGAAGAATATTTGTTCTAATGATTTTGTCAAATGCCTTTATTCATGCAAGTTGTTTTCGGATTCGCTCAAAAATTATTCGCCACTCGAATCTCATTCAACTTCCAGTTTTCTAATTCTAATGATAAATACTTTCAATTGATTGACCTCTGAGTTTCTAGAGAAGAATAATTAGTCATAGGATTTAATAGGTCAATATTGATAAAAAATATGTGAACATTACTCTGGAAAAATTTGTTTCTATACAAGCTTTGGAGAAACAAGGGCCGGCTGTGGTCCATGGTTGGATTCTCTTAGCCTTGTCTGTGAGAGACCTCTAATCTATTGGTCGAATATGAATCCAAAGAAAGgatcatgtaatttttttgCTCCAGATTTACATCCATTAAAAGATCGCTTCACCTGAATCTAACTTGATTTGATGATGTATAGTAATAATATGGGTTTAATTATTATATGAACCTGACCCAAAGACAAATCCCATAGTCGACTTACTACATAATATTAGGCAACTAGAAATTTAGGTTGAGCTTGTATATCAAGGCCTCAACTCATTTAATCAGCCTAGGCCTATTTAGCTTTGTGTCTCCAATTGTACAAAtagccttttttttaaattaaaaaacatAGACTGTTTGTGCTACAATTTATCTCAAAATTCATTTTCCTCTGACAAATAATTAAAACATATTTTGCAATCAAAGGCAAACTGTATTGACTAACATTTgtttataataatttataattttgagATCAATTTCAGTTTCCGACTTGTTGTCTTATAATTATATCTCTACTAATTGACAGTAATGGTGATGGTAATTGTTCCAGCCATAGCAAACTGCATTAGAGTTGATGTACAAGGCATTTCTTTCGTTCATTTGTAGTAAATTACCTCACTTTctgttatcaaaaaaaaagaaaaagaaagaggtcaTGGAAATTATTAAAAAGGATGCAAATTTCTGGAGACAATATGCTGGAAAACTGGCATACTATTTTTCCTCAACAATTTTTAACCTCTCCAAGTTCTTTTCTAGCTCtctttataattattattttctattttctgtgatcatcctatattttttgttggaTCACCTTCAACAATGTTTTGCCCTCCTCAACAAGAAGGATTAGtaaccacaacaaaagcaaccGGAGAATATATGATAAATACGAACCCTAAGTTTACCTACCTTAATTATAAAAGCGGCAATTGGTAGGTTAGATTAAGCTTATAAATCAAGGCCGGCCTGACTTAACCTATAATATGAAGTCAAATAAGATAAATTCCTCAATAAAAGCAAGAGAAACAAGTTAGATAATAATAAGCATAAGAAAGAAGATTCATGATGGCTAATCATATGGCATGTGGTTGCTTGTATCATCTCCAATTCTGTAAGAGTGTATTTGCTTGTAGATCTCAAGTCAAAATGGGGCCTCTACAAGCAAATATTTGGTAGATGGTGGACCTtaaatgcatgtatatatatttttgatttgcTTGTATTAGGTCTCAAGTGTAGCAGTTGCAACAATAAAAAATTATGCTAGTTGTATCCCAGCAAGTATTAGACTAGAGGCTTTTGCAAGATTGCTAGGAGTAAAATGGCATTAAAACGTACACCAATGAAGGTGCACAAAACCTAGTTAGCTGTTAATTCCAAGTGTACATTGTTGCAAGTGCAGCAGTACTtgttctctttctttccttcctttttctttttttttcttgtctgGGGAAGGCAGAGGTTATCTCCCACCCGGCCCCTTGCTTGTTGGTTACTGTATATTGCAGTCTAATGTCTTTACCAACGATATTAGTTGATATTAATATCATGTCCTAGAActttatccaaaaaaactaatcgaaagatattatttgagtttcttaatCCTGtattgtataagtacccaagatctattcaGCATATAGCCGATATGTAATTAAACTTTCACCCCTGTTCAAGCTCTGGCTTCCTCATCAGGATAAAGattcaaatccatttaaatctaatcacaagcaccataaTCAACTCGTGGTCAACCTCCAGAAACCTatgctgcagtgtcctctagtctACATAGGCCATGAGTCAGAtctactctgataccacttctaTCACGTCCCAGGATCTAACCCTAAAAAACTAGCCAAAAAAtgttatttgagttccttgctTCTGTATaattatccaagatctaccaatATATAGCTGATATGGAAGTAAACACATCTCCGCATAGATCCTCGCAATCAATTAACCATATACCGCAGTATCTTAATACGGCATGTATGTCTGATCGTTGGGGAAAAATTATAATGGATTTTATGCATaaattaaatacaaatatttcTTCAAGATTCTAGGACTTGTGGTGTATTCCAACAATATGTTCCAACTAGAATTCCTAGCGTAAAACCTATACTCTCAAACCAAAATGAGATTAATATATGAATGAATTCATATAAGTCACACCAAATACCATGTCATATACATGAGCATTcttataaataaatacatagATCTCTGCTGCCGAACACAATACAATGCAAACAGAGAGCTCGAATAAAAAGTTAGTATAATGCCCCAAAGCTGAGGCCTTCTCCATGGACGTTCACATAACGCCCATCGCCTGGACTGTGTCAGGTTCATGAAGCTGGAGGGTGCGACTTGGCACAACTTGAAGAACCCCTGGTTGCTCTGCACAACCAAATGAATTATAAGAAGAATTAGAGTTTCTGGAAGAATAATTACAGAAGACATTAATTAATGCCTCTCAAGAGGTAGTGTTGGTGAATTTTAACAATAAAACTAAAGGTTAGATGCTATGTATTACAAAATTAGAGGCTTTTtctctcttgttttttttttcccttcagtTTTAATGTGCAAAAGGCAACCCATATAAACTAATATAGCCTGAGATAATCACATCCCAGAACATGGAGAATTGCCAATAGGATCAACCAAGGGGGatatataatttcaaattaGAGGCTTAAAGCATTGATCGCAAAACATATATGTCAAGCAATTTTCATGAAAATGCCACCAACTTCATATTTCAACACCAAAACGAGGCTTGTAAGTTATTGGAAATTAATATAACGCCAAGTTCTGAAAGAtttgaataaaatgaattgtgaATTAGGCTTGTGCCACTAGTCACACCCCCTGTACTTAGTAATAAAAAGTGGAACAAAACACTTCGAAGATGTAACAATTTAGACCTCACCCTAAATAGCTagccgaaaaatattatttgagttcattgattttgtagAAGtaaccaagatctacccagcgaataactaaTGTGGAATTAAACACACACCTGTACGGATCCTCATAGaagattaaataaataaaagtatttggccaaaaaaaattgaaaaataaacaaaaaaaaatgtggtTCTGTGGACTAGAATATCCACGTTTTATACTCAAAGGAGATGTATGGAAGAATGGATTTCAATTTATAATAAATAGAGGAAAACTAATTATATGTTTCAAAGAATATTAAGTTAATTGGCAGTATttagagattaaaaaaaaaaagccagcgtCAAATTTCACTAACAATAGTCGGTCAAGAGCCGAGATATGAACTTCCGTAACTCTTTTGAAGAGTTTTTGTGTGAAAAAGTTTTCAATATTAACCATGGAAACACAACCAAACGGTCAAAGCGGCAATTCAAAATAACACTCTTAAAAGAACACGAAAATCAAGAGTCAAAAACATCAACATAACATGATCAACAGCGCATATGTTATCAAAATCTATCAGTAAAGCATTTAAAAAACTTGATAATATGCaaacaaacaagaagaaaaagctaGATTCTGCCTCCAAACCAGAAGACCCCAGCATCCAAAAAAATGCATCAAATGAAGCATCTAAATACTAAGAtttcaaagggaaaagaaaacaaaagaaaggaaactcACTTGACAATTCTTCGGCTTGCTTTGAAGTGAGATTGGCGGCGAACCCGCTTGCTGCCTCCTTGTAGTGGTAGATCACGGCCTCCTTCGCAGCCTGCTCACTGCAAACGAGCATACAATATCTTTAATGATATATACCTCACGGAGagcaacaagagagagagaaagagagagggtggTGACCTGCCGAGGACTGCGGCAAGGGAGCGGAGGTCGAAGGCCTCAGGATCCTCGCCCTCGGGCACGTCCGTGTAAACGATTCGAACCGTGGCATCATCAACCTTGGGCGCATCACCGGCGGGGGACAAGCTGTGGCCGGGCATCTTGGTACTGTTTTCTTCCGCCATtagaatagagagagagagagagagagagagagagagagagagagggatgagACAATACGAACTCAAGGTGGCTGTTTGATGGGGACTTCTTAGTTTATATAAAGTTGTTGGTTTCGTTGGTGCTCCTTAACGCGGTTCGGGGTTGAGTACCGTCACCTCCAACTTTGGATTGAATAGAGAGACAGTGCGCATCTtttatatatgttatatatatacatatatacatacatatgtatgtatgtatgcacatgtatatttgtataaaatttatttcaaatactgctagcttataattatttgttcatcttttgctttcaaagAACTTGGCCTCATTTGCTTTTGCAAATACGAGTATAAAATAGATATATTTTTTGTAAAATTTCCTTGAATATAAGAATAAACTAATGTGGTGCACATATGATACTCATGTGAGGATCTATGTGCAGCCATGAACCCATTAAGTCAAGAACTTTATCTAACTTTACATATGTGCTTGTGATCAGTGCATTTTCTTACTTTTATTTAAAACCAAAAACAGCCGAGTCGAGACCTACAATAGTATTGCCAGCACGATACGAGGGGTAGAGTTCagtgtatatatgtattattCATACAACAAAGAATGAAGGGTCATGATTCCATTtaatcagaaaaaaaagattatCAAATATATTTTTGCCTTATCTTGATATATTCTCTTACTTTTCATttgtaggaggaggaggagtaaaGCAAGATAATAACCAATGAGAAGAATAATGCGTCTTTTAGTTTGCAACTTAATTTGCGTCGTAGAATGGAAATTAATGTATTTGTACGAAATATATTTGAACACACGGAAGGCTTCCGTGATATTGTGCGATGTAGAATGGTAAGACTTGTCATGCATGGCTTCTTTCCTGGCGAGACCAGACGTTGGAAAATTTGTTTTCCAGTCACAGAATACAAATTGTTTGCGACAAGATACCGGGTATTAAACCATCTAGAGGAGATATATATATCTTTCCATGAAGCAGCTCCTTCCATTTGTCAACGATCAAATGCTCATCGTCTTTGTCGAGATCTCGGTCAAGAAAGGTGTGCATTATAGTATTGGGCGCACGGCTTGATTTATTTCATGTGAGAACATAGTATAACAATCTAAATTTGACGTGTCTAAGCTTGAAACCGGATAGGGTTGAAGTCAGATATCATATTAAAGTTGAAAGCATATGCCCTTGGTTACTTCGCCTGTGGGTTTCATGTCATGTGCCAATAGAAGTCTGAACATCAGTTTCGTGGCAGGAACTTGGTGATAATTTTTCCTCAACTCCCAACTAAAACCCCAACAGCAGCCTGCAAAACCCGAGTTTATTTCAAATTCGATAATGTTTGTTTATGATCTCTCTCCATTACCAATAACATAGAATAAAgtaaaaaatattgagaacacCTAAGTAAATCAGTTGAGTAATCTTCTGTAGCGTCCTATTTTGATTGAATAGAGGTTCGGTCTAATTGAATTTGTCTGTTTGTAGATTGCTAGGACACAGTTTGGGTCTTAGATGACAAGTTAATTTGTCTACTCCAAGGGCTTTTGCAGTCCATTGTGCAACGTTTAAGCCCTTGGACCAGCTTGACTTAGGCTAATGATGTCCTGAGATTAGTTCAcaaattgagagagagagggagagatcttaATTCTAAGAAAGGAACTACTTAATTGGAACTGGGGCAAAGTCGAAGGAGTGAAAGTGTAGTTTTTCCAATACTTAATTTGTAATTATGAAAGTAAGAGATAGGTAATTAAGTTGGCCGAGAATGGAGATGGCTGGCTAAAAGATCTTCTCTTGATAGATTGACTTTAGAATTCCATTATGGGGAGTAAATGATGCAGTGTTGAAGGGAGGCAAAGCTATAATGATAACAAATCTGATTTCTGGAAAATGCTCTATGATCTACTTCAAATACTGGAACTTCTTAGGAGAATGAGTAATGGAAAGATACAAAAATGTATGCCATTCACCTAGGGTTGAGTGGCCTATTATTTGTACGCCTACGATAATGATACTGGCGTGATGAGCATTGTGCGGTATTGATACTATATAATACAATGAACAGATGGTGACTATGATTAATTGTTATTTACTGATTTGTCTTGTTTTCGTGGGGAGGAGAAGTCTAAATTAAAATCTTTCCATGAAGATTTCGACATCTCGTGGGTTCCTTGGATATGTGTGCTACCttgtttcattattttatgatgcAGGATCCATATGCTAGGGCTTGTTGTTATCAAAGTGTAGCTCATTTGGATGGATGACAGTGaaataggaaagaaaagaaaatattctcaCTTTTGGATATTTGCTATTCAAAAGTTAGCTATGCTTTTATCTTAAAGACTGATTCTTCACTGTTTATGTTGTAGATTTCATGGTGTATTTATTGTTTACAAGTTAATTTTACTATTATCCAGTTGATGTTGagtttaaatatttataatttgatGGGCAACTCTTCGGTGAGAAAGGGTCATGATCATGGTTAGATTGTTGGCAAACAGAAAATAAACATGTAGAAGGATAATGGGACAACCAAACCAAGCTAGCTTAGTATCTAAATAGTGCTGAATTCTGAGTATTTGGCTTTAGTGTTTGCTGGGTAAGGTTATATATGATGAGAAAAATGCATTCCCTGGTAGGTCGATATACTAGGAATAGGTTTCAtatagtttaaatcattctctGTATAATATAATCATAGGATCAAAAGGTTTCCTAAAGCATATATATTTTCTGCcttaaaatttttttagtaaGCAAGGTGCATTGTACTGGCCTGAACTGATTGTATAGGTACCAGTATAGGTGGCGTACCGAgattgtgctagtgtggcactagTGTCTGGTACCGAGATGACCAACCTAGTAAGTGAATGTTTGGAATATAATTTGGATACCTCAGTTCACCATTCTCATCAATGGATAAATGCTCACTTTCAGGCCTGCAACCATGATGTCCCTTGgcatactttttatttttttggtaaacaTTCCTTAGTATATCTCTACAACTAGCGATCTTCGCAGATTTGAGCATCTACCTATGCGAAGACTTGGTCCTCCTTTGATCATGTTTCTCTGAGTTATCTGAAGATCATTCCACATGACAGGAGGGACATGTACTATAGAATAAGTAATACCAAGCCTTGGAGATCAGCTTGTTTGAGATCTATCTTGCGTACCAAGCTTGCTATAAGATCCAGATATCTTCATTCTCTCTTCCATGGCCCGTTTTTTTTCTGCTTTTCATTGGCATTCCATACACAACTTGCTACAATGCTACATGCAATAGAACTCTTGCCTGAGATCATTTTGCTGAAGATGAAAAAGATCAATagacaccttttttttttattatgacCTTATGATAATGGGCAAGGGAGCCAATCGTCTCTATTTCCGGATGAGCCTGAGAATTCAAGAGCCCTACGTCTTAGATTTCTTCAGCTAAAGCTTCCCAGCCAAATAATTGTTTAAAAACAGGTTAGATGCCCAATGTACCAATCTTTAGACTAACTTTACAAAGATGGAAGGAACATGACAGGATGAATATGTTCAGACCACTTTCTGCAGTGGCTTGCATTTTCTGGTTTGGATGCAGATGATACCGAGGAGGGATCAGGATATTTTGTTTGAAGAGAACTTGGATTCTTTGGTTCGAAAAAAAGCTACTTCACTCTCTTGCCTCGGTTGCTTCGCAAGCTTGTTTGTCAGCTTGCTTTGCTCTAAGTTGGCATcttacctcgaaaagaaaaaaagaatctaTACCTATTCTCAGTTGGAGAACTTCTGAGTCTCTGCTTCTCTGTGATGGTGTTTTGCTGGGAGTGGCTTGCTTTTATTATAAAGGACCATTAGAGAAAACCGCATGCAGCACTTGGGATATAGTGTTGCATTGCATTCCTGAAGGTTTGCAAGCAGCACTACTAGGGGTGGAAAAATAAACGAACAGCTTGGTATTTCCAAACTTTCACTTCATACTTAAGACTTTAATTGCCATAGTTTGAACCCATTAGATATTGATTTAGATTAAACAATCTTAAAAACAAGCTTGAGCCAAGATTGAACTAGGCTTGAAATTAAGCTTTACTTCAAGTTTGAACGAGCTTGGTTCATGTTTGTATTAACTTCTAGCTCGATTAAAGGTTTACAAGTTGCTTGTTCAGGCTCATGTCCAGCTCAATTCCAAATTAGACTTGAATTAAGCTTACAATTGTAGTAAACAAACCACATTAAACCAATCATTTCAAGCTCGAAGTTAATTTCCAGCCAAATTGACCGAACGTAGGCTCGATCAATCtcggctctttttttttttttttgctaaaaaaaaggggaaggggggaggaagggacaagcccacccccgcgtagcagccccgaccactgggcccccaccccgccaggagaatgttcgatgcgggtagaccgagtcgtgtgttgggcaccccgacctattttactcataccctccccacccgtgggccggCTCAGTTATCCGACCCGaccctccgtgtgagtacgtcacacctggcaccacccaggctaccagccgaccagtagcgcttccagaccccgtgtccaggcgtgaggcatccggtccccaaatttaatcgacgcccgtgcgtttcgaacctggaaccacttggttggaagcaaacgccccgttccaactgggctaccaccttggtggcaatcTCGGCTCTTTAACACCTCCAAGGCACCATTGCTGTTGGCATGGAACTTCGAACATTATTATTAGCTTCTCGCATGCTTCCACAAGCCTATGTTTAACTAGCTATGTTGTCAAAAcacgaaagaaaggaagagagttTTAAGGATTTCTTGGAGCATTTGAGAGCTTGTAATCGTCcttattttcaaatttgaagTAAAATTTCTTTTTGTATCTTGAAAAGAAACTACCTACGAACTGTCCTTCCATGGATGTCGGCCGAGCTACACAAATCTTAGCATCTGCTTACGATTTGCTTGTATCTTATGATGTAGCTGTTTCTAACATATTTTCTCATTGATATTCTTGCATTGCTGCCCATCCATGACACCTAAATGCTCTAGATTTGTGGACTGCATACATGTCTACAAGGTGTACGTAGAAAAGTCTCTAAACAAATTGTCAGTGTTATTTGTGTACAATGCTGCTCTCCGCATGGCCGATTCACTAGGATCCTCCCCCACAACACCTAGGGAATCTGATTGCATGCAACAACACTTGTTCGCAAGTTCCATGGGCAGAATGAAACATGCAGCTCGTAATAAAATATCAGTATTTTATAATAGCTTGTAATAGAGAATATTTAGACCTGAATGGTGCACAATTGCAATTGCATTGGTTTGAACCTGTAGGCATTTTAATCTCCCTTCAAAGCAATCAGGCCTGCAGAAAAGTTGGCACTCTGGCACATATCTTTTAGCTAAAACTTTCGATAAGTGCAAATtccatgtaaaatcaaaatgacaTACATACATGATAAACTCCATGCAACACCAGaaaccaaatcctgaacagcAACTAAAAAGTACTGATGATATCCATTGCTCGGCAACAGGTTACCATTGTGGAGTTTACATCCTTATTTGTAAGGCTTCCAAAGCCATCTTAATCTTATTTATGCACGGCAAGGAAACCCACCTTAGACGAGACAAGATTGTCTCTGCAACGAGGATTTCACGGAATGCCCATGTGGCGGACGGTGCCGCCGCGTATTCCCCCTGGTCCATGGAGAGTATAGGTCTGACTAGGAACAACCTGAAGAACACCGGGTTGCTCTGCAAAAccaaataaatttcaaaaaatgacTATATATGATGGCTCCCAAAAGATAGTAAGCAAATTTAACAATAAAAGCATCTCTAAATTCAGATGAAAATGCTCAAATGCCAATGCTTGGCCTGCCTTGACCACATAATACCAAAAGCAGGCAGCCTCAACATTCCAAAATCTTAATTTGGTATATAAACAAGAGAAATGCATTTCTAGCACATACAAATCACACGGAAAAGTTGCACAGTTAGTTGAAACTTTTCCACTGGAGCACTGACAGGATGTACAGCGCAGGCACAAACTGCCAGTAAATGCACCAATAGAAAAGTTACAATTCACCTGTCTAAACTTTTTTATTTGAGATTTCTGTGCTAGAGCAGCTCTGTTCTTCAATCAAATAAATTTGACAGCTTTAAACCAATGAATTAACATGGAATGGTATTCATCAAAAAAAGAATTGGCATGAAATAGTGGATcatcagaaaaataaaaataaaaaaagaggacTCATTTCTGATAGTAAATTATATAAACATAGAAATAACTACTTGGAAATACGAAGATTATGTGAAACACCTGGTAGCTTACAATTACATCAAAGTTTGGAAAAACAGAGAGATTTCTGGG encodes the following:
- the LOC103702668 gene encoding subtilisin-like protease SBT3.11, with amino-acid sequence MAEENSTKMPGHSLSPAGDAPKVDDATVRIVYTDVPEGEDPEAFDLRSLAAVLGSEQAAKEAVIYHYKEAASGFAANLTSKQAEELSKQPGVLQVVPSRTLQLHEPDTVQAMGVM